The segment aagttgtcctctgaccttgacaCGTGTCTACTGTGGCATGCATGACTTTAATAAGTAAGtgttagggggagggggaggggaaggaggaggaagaagagggggggaggagggggagaaggacaTTATTTCTAAAGCAGTTACCTGTCTGTGGAATATATTCCACAgtggcctcagagggagaagaTGCAGATTTGCCAGGGTAAGGGGTGGGATACCCGGACAGGGAGgttccaccttctcagaggagaagtggggagagagagactgtgtggaGGACTGGGAAGGGGTGGCAGTGATCCGGATGTAAAGTGaatcaattaaaatttaaaagaagaaaagaggaggaggaggagacagtgaCGTGGAACTCCCCTAGCAGTAATGTTGTCATCACTGGGGGAAGGGTGCTGCTGCTGCCCTCAGAAGAGATTAAGATGATTCCCAGTGACTTTGAATTATTATTTCACATGATTCAGCTTTTAGGGTGTCCACCCCAAGTAAGGAGGATCTAGACATAGGGATAAGAGGTCTGTATGAGTCCAGCTTGGGAAAATAAAggagtgtattttttttttcagtctgacCATTTATTTATTACTCTTTGGGGGAGGGATTCAAGACATggttttcgggctggagagatggctcagcggttaagagcactgactgctcttccagaggttctgagttcaattcccagcaaccacatggtggctcacaaccatctgtaatgggatctgatgccctcttctggtgaggacagcgacagtgtactcacatatataaaataaataaatcttaaaaaaaaaaaaaaaaaaagacatggttttctctgtagctctggccatcctggaactctatagaccaggtttgCCTGGAACtctgagattctcctgcctctgactctgaaacactgggattagaggtgtgagaCACCCACTGGCAGGCTTTATTTGTTACTCTTAAAGACTTATTTGACTGGACGGCTTTTACCTCTTGCCAGTCCACtcctgacatttttcttctgctCCTTCACATTCTCCGCCAGAGGCTGAGTCCGCTCTGTACCACCCTCCTTGTTGTCTAAGCGCTCGATTTCTTCAGAACAACTTTGGGTAACAAGATGGCAAATCATGGGAGCTTTGGTCCTGGACTTCTTCCCTGCTTTAAGGGTTTTCTGACAACATTCTGGGGGTGTCGTCTTCAGAGACACTGAAAACCTTTTGGATTCTGCCAGCTCTTTTGAGGTTTAACCACCAAGGCACAACAGTATCTGTTGGTTCAGAAACACCCTTCTCTAttggcctcatttttttttttttggttcttttttttttggagctggggaccaaatccagggccttgtgcttcctaggcaagcgctctaaccactgagctaaatccccaacccctattggcCTCATTTTTAACAGTATCAATTTGAGAACACTTAGATTGGCATCTGCGATGCACTTCCTCTCTCCAGTTCCCCTTGGTCGATAACAGCAACAACCTTTAACAACGGCCACACTGTGCTGTGGTTTAAGACATCTTGCTTCATGGAAAAACCTGTTAGTCATTCTCACAACTGGTTCACATAACCCTTCAGCAGCTGTCACCCCACGCACAGCATCGACAACTGCTTCTCACCACCATGGATTCCTTTAGAAAGTTGAAGTTGGTCAGGTAGTGATGgacaactttaatctcagcacctgggaggcagaggcaggtgcatctctgagtccaggccagcctggtctacagggtgagttccaggactgctaGGGCTACACaataaaccctgtctcagggaaaaggaaaggaaatgcaaAGTTTGCATTCATTATCCATGTCAGTGAACTTCTGACAGCAGGTGCCTGAGAGGAGATACTCAGCTTTATCCTGGCCAACCACCTAGGAGGTACCATGAGAAAAAGCTTTATGAAGTAACTTTCAAGAATATGGGCTACTCACGAGCAGCTACAACTGCCCAAAATCCCCAACTCTTTGCCCACAAAACACCGATTTTAAGGTTTGAAGTACAGTGTAGAATAATGCAAACCTGGGTTCGGAGCGCCACCTAGTGTTAAAACTGTAGAAGAGCATACGAATTCTCACCACAAAAGGCCAACGCGGTTTTTGGGAAAGCCAGTTTCTGTGCTCATCCcatgttctttccaggactcagATGTGACTGGTTTGCTGAATCTGGCAGACAGGACAGCTAAATGATCTTCTGCAGTAACGTGGAGGCTGGCTGTGGTGTCACATTCTGTGGTTCCCAACCTCTACAGttagaggctggaggatcaggagttcaagatcatcctcaactacctagcaagtttgagaccagggGTCATAGGACTACTCCTACCAAAGTGaatgaaaccttgtcttaaaaagaaaattaaggggctagagagatagcttgtCATTAAGAGTTtggtcttttggggttggggatttagctcagtggtagagcgcttgcctaggaagcacaaggccctgggttcggtccccagctccgaaaaaaaagaaccaaaaaaaaaaaaaaaaaagagtttggtcTTTCAAAGGACTCAactttgattcccagtacccaggagGACTCAAAACTGCCTGTAAAACCAGCTCCAGAGGATGTGATGACCTCTGGCTCATGCAGCACCTGCACTcacgtgtgctcacacacacacacacacacacacacacacacaaacacacacacacacacaaacacattaggaatgataaatcttttttttttttttttggttctttttttcggagctggggaccgaacccagggccttgcgcttcctaggtaagcgctctaccactaagctaaatccccagccccgataaatctttttaaaaagcaaaacaagacctGCCAAGGTgtccacacacctttaatccaagcagttGAAAtgcagaagtaggtggatctctgtgagtttgaggccaaccaaggctacaccacggcaagactctctctctctctctctctctctctctctctctctctatatatatatatatatatatatatatatatatatatatacttaatatatacccttacgtgtgtgtttgtgtgtataatataattaaaatgcaaGTTGTTATTTAACAAACACAGCGTCCTCTGGGCCCCTTGCTTCATTATGTCAGCTCTCCTATCGAACTGCTTCACAAGATGCCATCTGTCACAAGGTGACAAATTTTATAAAAGTACTCAGCCTCAGCTTCAAGTCTGACAGAAGTGAGGTGGCGGGCTAGTACATCATTTGGAAGTAGGTTGTAAGCATTGCGAACTTTGATTACCTATGTACGATATCAGGATAGACTAGTGATCTCCCTGGGTTCATATATTTAAGCTCTTTTATAACAAATTATGGGGAGTTAGCagcgactgttcttccagagatcctgagtttaattctcaacaaccacgtggtggctcacaaccatctgtagtgagatctgatgttttctggtgtgtctgaagacagctacagtgtatttacataaaacaaacaaataaatctttaaagaataataaataagggggctggagagatagctcagcggttaagagcactgactgttcttccagaggtcctgagttcagttcccagcaaccacatggtggctcacaaccatctgtaatgagatcggatgccctcttctggtgtgtctgaagacagctacagtgtattcacataaataatgaataaataaatctaaaaaaataaacaaacaaaattagttcatattttaatttttattttttaagttttttattgtAGTTTATACTTATGgatttttgcttgcatgtatgtctgtgctccACATGCATCATGGAAGCTAAAAGAAGACACTGGATTCTGTGATATAGGAgttacaggggctggggatttagctcagtggtagagcgcttacctaggaagtgcaaggccctgggttcggtccccagctccgaaaaaaaagaaccaaaaaaaaaaaaaaaaaaaaaaaaaaaaggagttacagacagttgtgagccaccactgggtcctctggaagagcagtcagtgcttttttttttggttctttttttcggagctggggaccaaacccagggccttgtgcttgctaggcaagtgctctaccactgagctaaatccccaacccctgctctttTTTGTGttgctttctgagacagggtctcactgtgtagccatggctggcctggaacttgtatgtagagtgctgggattaaaggtatgcaccattaCGACAGCCATCTCTTCAAAGAGAATAATATATAGTTTATTCTAGAACCAAATTTGAGTGACCATGGTccaggaacacagatttaggttaATCCAAATTCTGTGTTCCAATTCGACAACAGTTCCATagctttacagaacaaagaaacttataaaacaaagaaactttaaaatgcATGAGTAGAGGTAGCCAGacgatggtgcacacctttaatcccagccctaggaggcaaagacaagagacctctctgagtttgaagccagcctggtctacaaagtgaattccaggacattcatggctacacagaaaccctgcttcaaaaagaaaaaaggaaaagaaaagaagaaagagaaagaaagacaaaggttCTGTCTATATGTATGGTGTCTTTGCATCTGTGCAAGGAGCTGTTCAGATGTGGAAAACAGAAACATCAAAAATCCCTCTTTATTACTTTGTGTCTTGTTCCCTTTACACGGGCTCTCTTGCTGAACCTGCAGTTAGATGGGTAGGCAGGAAGTcccaaggatcctcctgtctctaaccACCACACTGACCCTATTCCTCACTCATTCCTCACTCATGCCTCACAGGGCTAGGATTCCAGATGCACgagttctggggatttgaactcaggttctcttgcTGATACAGCAAaaggctcttaactgctaagtcatctcctCAGCTTCATATACTGAGGTCTTAGTCTCAGACAAAAACACTTCATTTTGGAAACAGGGTCATCACAGACTTAGAGAGTTAAAATGAGGTCTCGAAGTCTTGGGGGAGGGGTTGTGCTATGTGTACTGATGGTGtacatctataattccagcacggtggaggctaaggcaggaacaTCGGCAGTTTGTGGCCAgtctaaaataaaaagcaagatcCTGTCTAAGGcaaaactgaccttgaactcctgatctttttttttccttctttaattttattttacatatgtgtgtgcacaaggtGCCCGCCTGCAGAGGATAGCACAGAACATTGGACCCCCTAAAACAAAGCTAAAGATCCAGTTGTGAGCAGACATGTAGATCCTGGGAGCCCAGGTCCTCAgccagcagccagtgctcttacctctgagtcatctctgccGTCCACCCTGAGTTTCTTACCTCTAATTTCAACGGCTGGTATTGCATCATAGACTAGTCTGGCCTTGAGTTCaccaaaatcctcctgcctctgtcttacTGTGTTCAGCCCTGCAGTCTTTTTAGGTGTGAATGTTTCGTCTGcatctttttatgtgtgtgcactacGTCATGCTTggtggaggtcagaaaaaggcATGGAtactctggaattggagttacagatggtgagcCACAATTTGGGTGTAGTGACTTGAActtgaacccagatcctttgcaagagcaacaagtgctctaaacAACTGAACCAGGTCTCCAGGCTCTTTGTAGTATTTTAGAGCAACAGTTTCCCTCACATCTTAAACTGGCCATAACACACAATGCAGCAGCGGCACTATGAGAGAGTTTAGTCCCAGGACTACAATCTCCCAGAAGGCACCGAGGAACCTCTTCTGGCGTGATCGTAAATGACCAATCGTTGCAGAGCTCAGCTTACCCGCCCTGGAGTAGCAGGACTACTTCTCCCATAAGCCACTGCAGGTTTGACTGTCATTTTCAGGCTTGGAGAGGAAGGGATAAGCAAGGACGCCCCTTTCCCGGCAGGCAGTGCTATCAGAGGAGGTGCAGGACTTCATTTCCCAGCAGGCTTCAGGCGGCGGGCGCCGCGGTGCCTTGTGTGGGATGTAAGCGCGGAGGTGGGCTCGGGGGACCGAAGCCAGGACTCTCCTTGGGACTTGCGGGAGGCTGCTTTAGGTTCGCCTTTTGGACAGGCTCCAGAGGGCTAGGTAGAGATTGCAGGGACCGGGAGGAGTGGCCTTTGAGGGTCCCCAAGAGGTCTTTGGGACGCAGCCTCATCGGGGCTGGGGGTCCCGGGATTGTAGGGAACTAGAAGGCCCTTGGTTGAAAGGTCTCAGAAACCGAGCCGCCGCCCGTGTGCGCAGGACGAAGCGGCTGGCGAAGCAGAATTGTGGCGGAGGGTAGAGCCGTAGCCGAGCCTGGGAGGGGGCTCTCTCGCCGAGCCCGACCCTCCCTTCCTCGGCTTGCCCGCAGGCCACCGCCCGCCGCCATGGGGCTGAAGGCCGCCCAGAAGACGCTGTTCCCTCTGCGCTCTATCGACGACGTGGTGCGCCTGTTCGCTGCGGAGCTGGGCCGAGAGGAGCCTGACCTGGTGCTCCTCTCCTTGGTTCTGGGCTTCGTAGAGCATTTCCTGGCTGTCAACCGTGTCATCCCCACCAACGTGCCGGAGCTCACCTTCCAGCCCAGCCCGGCACCCGACCCTCCTGGTGGCCTCACCTACTTCCCAGTGGCCGACCTATCCATCATTGCTGCCCTCTATGCCCGATTCACCGCTCAGATCCGCGGTGCTGTGGACCTCTCCCTCTATCCTCGAGAGGGGGGCGTTTCCAGTCGCGAACTGGTAAAAAAGGTCTCGGATGTCATATGGAACAGCCTCAGCCGCTCCTACTTCAAGGACCGGGCCCACATCCAGTCTCTCTTCAGCTTCATCACAGGTTGGAGTCAGACAGGTGGTCAGGGGAGCAAACGAATGCTGGCTTGCCTCTTTTCATGTCCCAACAATATGGTTTACAGCCCGTTTGGAACCTGCAAACTTGTGTAGTGGGGCAGGTATTATTCCTCATTCGCAGCTGTTGAAACAGAGTCCCAAAGAGGGGAAGCGGTGTTCTAATGTCAGAATGACAGGGCTGGGACTGGAACCTGATCATTTGGTCTAAATCTTACTCTCATCCCTCAATACCCCAGCCCTGCCATCGAATAGCCACAGGAATCTGGCAGCCTAACATGTGGGGAAAGAGGGTGGCAGCAGATTGGGGACGTAGGACAAAGGGGTGGATACATTTGAGACAATTAAGAGGATATCTATGAAAATATGTTGGAAGGAAGCACAGGCTTGAGGTCAAGGAGCTTAAGACTGAGGACATGCAAAGTGCATTATGTATTGAGCAAGAATCTGAGGCCACTTGTGAGCTGAGCAGGAAAAAAGTGCAGAGATAAATCAGGACATGAggaagggaggggttgggggctcCTGGGGTTATGGATTTGCTCTCCCTGATGCAGTCTGATAGGTGTACAGTTAGACGCGGGATTAAGTCATTACGTTAACAGAAGTATCTGATGTAGAAAAGGGAGGACAGTTTCTGACTGAGTAGACTGGAGATCTAGAGAGGCTTCCTGCTGGGGCTGGGTTATCAGGAGGGAGATGCTGTGAGCACAAAAGGGTGGATGTAATGGGTAGAGTGTGTGAAGCGTGGACATGGCTTTGAGAGGTGTTAGAGGGGGCATGGCTCCCTTCTTCCAGGACAGAGCTCTCATTACTGGCTCTTCTGCAGGCACTAAACTGGACAGTTCGGGCGTGGCCTTTGCAGTGGTAGGGGCCTGCCAGGCTCTAGGTCTCAGAGATGTCCATCTGGCCCTGTCCGAGGATCATGCCTGGGTGGTGTTCGGGTCCAATGGGGAACAGACGGCTGAGGTGACCTGGCATGGCAAAGGCAACGAGGACCGCAGAGGCCAGACAGTCAACGCTGGTGTGGCTGAGCGGGTATCGTATTCTCTCAGTCTTGCTCTTTTCCCTCAGTGAGCCTGAGTCATCTGAGGGGTTGATTCTGCTTCACTGGCCAGGCTCCCCACAGCCCCTCACCCCTCTGTGTTTATGcagcaggaggaaaggcagaTGAACTGATCTGTGATGCTGTACCCTAGAGCAGGCACAGGGCGGGACATCCTGAGATGTCTGCTTTTCTCCCTTTCTAAGAGCTGGCTGTACCTGAAAGGATCGTACATGCGCTGTGACCGCAAGATGGAGGTGGCGTTCATGGTGTGTGCCATCAACCCTTCCATTGATCTTCACACTGACTCTTTGGAACTGTTGCAACTACAGCAGGTGAGGACACTGCCCCTGCCCAGggccttccctttcccttttgtaAAATGGACTGATCCTTCTTGATGCACAAGGGAAAGTAGAGTTGAGACGTGAAGGGCTTTGCAAGTCTTGAATCTTAGCCCTTCTCTGTTAGCAGGGCCCTATTTCTTCCGGTCACCTCTACCTGATAGGCAGCTCCCTTCTACTCACTGCGCTTCTCTCCCTTTGGCTCTAGAAGCTGCTCTGGCTGCTGTATGACCTAGGACATCTGGAAAGGTCAGTAGAAGAATACGATCAGATACAGCTTGGGGGATCAGGGAGCTGAGTGATAGCCTGACCTTACCATCTGTTCCCAGGTACCCCATGGCGCTAGGGAACTTGGCAGACCTGGAGGAGCTGGAACCCACCCCTGGTCGGCCAGACCCGCTCACCCTCTATCACAAGGTGAGGGCATCTCAGAAGGCAGCCACTCCTCTCTGGGGATGGAGAGGAGATAGGGGAAAAGGAAGGATATTGAGTGTTGGAGGGTATTTTCTGCCTTACTCTGGATAAGGCATGTGTGTGATAAGGGTGATCTGTGTTTAAGCAAAGCCGGGGTTCCTCAGCCTAGGAGTGGCAGGGCTTGGATTTATCCTACAAGCCCTGCATTTTTCCAGCTGCCCTTCTTTACCCTGGCTGTAGCCTGTGGTGGTAGCACTGTGGGGAAATGTTAGCCTGCTCATTGTGGTAGAAGGCTTTAAACAGGACCATGTGGGGAAGAGACCTCCCCAGGGTTGAGTGCTTCCCTGCTCCTCCCCGGGCCTTGTTTGTGGGGTCACCATtcctattgtctgtccttggctTTAGAAGCTTGTAGACCCAGGTCTGGGATGGAGATGGGAGGAGTGGGAACACCATGGAATGGAGCCAggtgtagagacaggaggatggccgTTTGGCGCCCTCTCTCTGTAGCATGTCAGAGATGAGGCAGTGGGGCCGCCTCCCTGAGGCTCCTCTGCTCCATCCTCCAGGGGATTGCCTCAGCTAAGACCTACTACCAGGATGAACACATCTACCCCTACATGTACCTGGCTGGATACCATTGTCGCAACCGCAATGTGCGTGAAGCCCTGCAGGCCTGGGCCGACACTGCCACTGTTATCCAAGAGTGAGGATTCCCCTGCCAGGCCTCCAGCCTGTCCTTTCTCTCTATGACTTTCCAATCGGTCAGCCAGtcgtaagaccttgtctcaagctCTGTCCTCTCTGATCAGCCCCTACACAGCCAAGGTTGCCATTACCTGGGAAGTGAGAACCTCTGGTTGTTCCTCCTCCTCATGCCTTCCCTTCACTCCTCTCTGCCCATTTTTTCCTGCTTTATAGTCAGTTATGTTGCACTGTCTCTGCCCAACTTCTAGCCCAGCCCTCATGCCCCACTCCTTAACCTTGCCTCGTCCTAACATGATCCCCACTATCTGGGTGAACAAGGACTCCAGCCTCTCACCCAGTCAGTGGGGTGTCCCACCGTGGGGCAATTGTCaacctgagtcctgtgtgttctcaCAGCTACAACTACTGTCGGGAGGATGAAGAGATCTACAAGGAATTCTTTGAAGTGGCCAATGACGTCATCCCCAACCTGCTGAAGGAGGCAGCCAGCCTGCTAGAAGCAGGCGAGGAGCGGCCAGGAGAGCAAGCCCAGGTGAAGGGCTGGACTCCATTGGTTCACCCTCTTTCCTGGGCACATTGGTTGGACTGCATGGACAGGGTTGGGGATTCTCTTTTGGGGTTCAAAAGGACTTTAGGGTGTTTTAGAGCTAAAACCTTTAGGGAAATGGGTTGATGGTCTATCTCTTTGATGGCAAGTTCGACTCTGGGCTGGGCTGTAGGCGAGGAAAGGCACTCACTCCCCTTTTCCACTCACACTAAGGGTTAACTTTGTAAAAGGAAGGAGGGTCTAGCCTGCACTTGCCTTCCCTGAAACTAAGGCTTTGCCCAGGTGGAGCCTGGCCTGCACACTGTGACCTTTGTGACCTTTGCTGTACCTTCCCCCTTATCCAGGGCACCCAAGGCCAAGGTTCTGCCCTCCAGGACCCAGAGTGCTTTGCCCACCTGCTGCGATTCTATGATGGCATCTGCAAATGGGAGGAGGGTAGCCCCACACCAGTACTGCACGTGGGCTGGGCAACTTTCCTTGTGCAGTCCCTAGGACGCTTTGAGGGACAGGTGAGAGGGTCCCATCATCCAGGGCATGGGAActgcaggtggtggtggtagctcCAGGGGACTGAGGTTATATGGATGTTTATGAGTATAGATGATGAGAGGAGACTCCTGGAGAGGTGGTCAGGAGCTGAGGCTGGAGCCCCACTGGTGATCACGACCCTTCACTCAGCTTACGATTTGCTCAGGTGCGGCAGAAGGTGCACATAGTTAGCCGGGAAGCCGAGGCAGCAGAGGCGGAAGAACCATGGGGGGACGAAGCCCGAGAAGGTCGTCGGCGCGGTCCCCGCCGAGAGTCCAAGCCTGAGGAGCCACCACCACCCAAGAAGCCTGCGTTGGACAAGGGCCCAGGCTCAGG is part of the Rattus norvegicus strain BN/NHsdMcwi chromosome 1, GRCr8, whole genome shotgun sequence genome and harbors:
- the Men1 gene encoding menin isoform X4 translates to MGLKAAQKTLFPLRSIDDVVRLFAAELGREEPDLVLLSLVLGFVEHFLAVNRVIPTNVPELTFQPSPAPDPPGGLTYFPVADLSIIAALYARFTAQIRGAVDLSLYPREGGVSSRELVKKVSDVIWNSLSRSYFKDRAHIQSLFSFITGTKLDSSGVAFAVVGACQALGLRDVHLALSEDHAWVVFGSNGEQTAEVTWHGKGNEDRRGQTVNAGVAERSWLYLKGSYMRCDRKMEVAFMVCAINPSIDLHTDSLELLQLQQKLLWLLYDLGHLERYPMALGNLADLEELEPTPGRPDPLTLYHKGIASAKTYYQDEHIYPYMYLAGYHCRNRNVREALQAWADTATVIQDYNYCREDEEIYKEFFEVANDVIPNLLKEAASLLEAGEERPGEQAQGTQGQGSALQDPECFAHLLRFYDGICKWEEGSPTPVLHVGWATFLVQSLGRFEGQLTICSGAAEGAHS
- the Men1 gene encoding menin isoform X2; translated protein: MGLKAAQKTLFPLRSIDDVVRLFAAELGREEPDLVLLSLVLGFVEHFLAVNRVIPTNVPELTFQPSPAPDPPGGLTYFPVADLSIIAALYARFTAQIRGAVDLSLYPREGGVSSRELVKKVSDVIWNSLSRSYFKDRAHIQSLFSFITGTKLDSSGVAFAVVGACQALGLRDVHLALSEDHAWVVFGSNGEQTAEVTWHGKGNEDRRGQTVNAGVAERSWLYLKGSYMRCDRKMEVAFMVCAINPSIDLHTDSLELLQLQQKLLWLLYDLGHLERYPMALGNLADLEELEPTPGRPDPLTLYHKGIASAKTYYQDEHIYPYMYLAGYHCRNRNVREALQAWADTATVIQDYNYCREDEEIYKEFFEVANDVIPNLLKEAASLLEAGEERPGEQAQGTQGQGSALQDPECFAHLLRFYDGICKWEEGSPTPVLHVGWATFLVQSLGRFEGQVRQKVHIVSREAEAAEAEEPWGDEAREGRRRGPRRESKPEEPPPPKKPALDKGPGSGQSAGSGPPRKTSGTVSGTARGTEVSSAAQAPAPAASPPPEGPVLTFQSEKMKGMKELLVATKINSSAIKLQLTAQSQVQMKKQKVSTPSDYTLSFLKRQRKGL
- the Men1 gene encoding menin isoform X3, with translation MPPPAAMGLKAAQKTLFPLRSIDDVVRLFAAELGREEPDLVLLSLVLGFVEHFLAVNRVIPTNVPELTFQPSPAPDPPGGLTYFPVADLSIIAALYARFTAQIRGAVDLSLYPREGGVSSRELVKKVSDVIWNSLSRSYFKDRAHIQSLFSFITGTKLDSSGVAFAVVGACQALGLRDVHLALSEDHAWVVFGSNGEQTAEVTWHGKGNEDRRGQTVNAGVAERSWLYLKGSYMRCDRKMEVAFMVCAINPSIDLHTDSLELLQLQQKLLWLLYDLGHLERYPMALGNLADLEELEPTPGRPDPLTLYHKGIASAKTYYQDEHIYPYMYLAGYHCRNRNVREALQAWADTATVIQDYNYCREDEEIYKEFFEVANDVIPNLLKEAASLLEAGEERPGEQAQGTQGQGSALQDPECFAHLLRFYDGICKWEEGSPTPVLHVGWATFLVQSLGRFEGQLTICSGAAEGAHS
- the Men1 gene encoding menin isoform X1, translating into MPPPAAMGLKAAQKTLFPLRSIDDVVRLFAAELGREEPDLVLLSLVLGFVEHFLAVNRVIPTNVPELTFQPSPAPDPPGGLTYFPVADLSIIAALYARFTAQIRGAVDLSLYPREGGVSSRELVKKVSDVIWNSLSRSYFKDRAHIQSLFSFITGTKLDSSGVAFAVVGACQALGLRDVHLALSEDHAWVVFGSNGEQTAEVTWHGKGNEDRRGQTVNAGVAERSWLYLKGSYMRCDRKMEVAFMVCAINPSIDLHTDSLELLQLQQKLLWLLYDLGHLERYPMALGNLADLEELEPTPGRPDPLTLYHKGIASAKTYYQDEHIYPYMYLAGYHCRNRNVREALQAWADTATVIQDYNYCREDEEIYKEFFEVANDVIPNLLKEAASLLEAGEERPGEQAQGTQGQGSALQDPECFAHLLRFYDGICKWEEGSPTPVLHVGWATFLVQSLGRFEGQVRQKVHIVSREAEAAEAEEPWGDEAREGRRRGPRRESKPEEPPPPKKPALDKGPGSGQSAGSGPPRKTSGTVSGTARGTEVSSAAQAPAPAASPPPEGPVLTFQSEKMKGMKELLVATKINSSAIKLQLTAQSQVQMKKQKVSTPSDYTLSFLKRQRKGL